The Ochotona princeps isolate mOchPri1 chromosome 1, mOchPri1.hap1, whole genome shotgun sequence genome has a segment encoding these proteins:
- the LOC101529843 gene encoding NADH dehydrogenase [ubiquinone] 1 beta subcomplex subunit 4-like, with protein sequence MAFPKYHPSGLATLPSTLNPAEYDVSPEAWQAQAERLAIRARLKREYLLQYNNPKRRGLIKDPALTRWTYARSANIYPNFRPTPKNSLLGALLGIGPLYFLYYVFKTDRDKKEKLIQEGKLDRTFSISY encoded by the coding sequence ATGGCGTTTCCCAAATATCATCCGTCGGGCCTGGCTACTCTGCCATCTACCCTCAACCCGGCGGAATACGACGTATCTCCGGAAGCCTGGCAGGCACAAGCGGAGCGGCTGGCCATAAGAGCCCGGCTTAAACGCGAATACTTGCTTCAGTACAACAATCCCAAACGCCGAGGGCTCATCAAAGATCCTGCCTTAACTCGTTGGACATACGCGAGATCAGCAAACATCTATCCAAATTTCAGGCCCACTCCCAAGAACTCACTCTTAGGAGCTCTGCTTGGAATTGGGCCCCTGTATTTCTTGTATTATGTTTTCAAGACGGACAGggataagaaagaaaaacttatCCAGGAGGGAAAATTGGATCGAACGTTTAGCATCTCATACTAA